The following are encoded together in the Arvicanthis niloticus isolate mArvNil1 chromosome 9, mArvNil1.pat.X, whole genome shotgun sequence genome:
- the Atn1 gene encoding atrophin-1 isoform X4, producing the protein MKTRQNKDSMSMRSGRKKEAPGPREELRSRGRASPGGVSTSSSDGKAEKSRQTAKKARVEETSTPKANKQGRSEEISESESEETSAPKKTKTESPSDLDSLDGRSINDDGSSDPRDIDQDNRSTSPSVYSPGSVENDSDSSSGLSQGPARPYHPPPLFPPSPPPPDSTPRQPESGFEPHPSVPPTGYHAPMEPPTSRLFQGPPPGAPAPHPQLYPGNTGGGVLSGPPMGPKGGAAAASVGAPSGGKQHPPPTTPIPISSSGASAAPPAKPPNSAVGGGNLPPAPPPASFPHVTPNLPPPPALRPLNNASASPPGMGAQPIPGHLPSPHAMGQGMSGLPPGPEKGPTLAPSPHPLPPASSSAPGPPMRYPYSSSSNSAASSSSSSSSASQYPASQALPSYPHSFPPPTSMSVSNQPPKYTQPSLPSQAVWSQGPPPPPYGRLLANNTTHPGPFPPTGGQSTAHPPAPAHHHHQQQQQQQQQQQHHGNSGPPPPGAYPHPLESSNSHHAHPYNMSPSLGSLRPYPPGPAHLPPPHGQVSYSQAGPNGPPVSSSSNSSGSSSQASYSCSHPSSSQGPQGASYPFPPVPLVTTSSATLSTVIATVASSPAGYKTASPPGPPQYSKRAPSPGSYKTATPPGYKPGSPPSFRTGTPPGYRGTSPPAGPGTFKPGSPTVGPGPLPPAGPSSLSSLPPPPAAPTAGPPLTATQIKQEPAEEYETPESPVPPARSPSPPPKVVDVPSHASQSARFNKHLDRGFNSCARSDMYFVPLEGSKLAKKRADLVEKVRREAEQRAREEKEREREREREKEREREKERELERSVKLAQEGRAPVECPSLGPVPHRPPFEPGSAVATVPPYLGPDTPALRTLSEYARPHVMSPGNRNHPFYVPLGAVDPGLLGYNVPALYSSDPAAREREREARERDLRDRLKPGFEVKPSELEPLHGVPGPGLDPFPRHGGLALQPGPPGLHPFPFHPSLGPLERERLALAAGPALRPDMSYAERLAAERQHAERVAALGNDPLARLQMLNVTPHHHQHSHIHSHLHLHQQDAIHAASASVHPLIDPLASGSHLTRIPYPAGTLPNPLLPHPLHENEVLRHQLFAAPYRDLPASLSAPMSAAHQLQAMHAQSAELQRLALEQQQWLHAHHPLHSVPLPAQEDYYSHLKKESDKPL; encoded by the exons ATGAAGACACGACAGAATAAAGACTCG ATGTCAATGAGGAGTGGACGGAAGAAAGAGGCCCCCGGGCCCCGTGAAGAGCTGAGATCAAGGGGCCGGGCCTCCCCTGGAGGGGTCAGCACATCCAGCAGTGATGGCAAAGCTGAGAAGTCCAGGCAGACAGCCAAG AAGGCCCGAGTAGAGGAGACCTCAACCCCAAAGGCCAACAAGCAGGGCCGGAGCGAGGAGATCtcagagagtgagagtgaggagaCCAGTGCGCCCAAAAAGACCAAAACCGAG TCTCCCTCGGATCTGGACAGCTTGGATGGTCGCAGCATTAACGATGATGGCAGCAGTGACCCTAGAGACATAGACCAGGACAACCGAAGCACATCCCCCAGCGTCTACAGCCCTGGCAGTGTGGAAAATGACTCGGATTCATCCTCTGGCCTGTCCCAGGGCCCGGCCCGCCCCTACCACCCACCTccactctttcctccttcccctccaccACCAGACAGCACTCCCCGACAGCCAGAGTCTGGCTTTGAACCTCATCCTTCTGTGCCGCCTACTGGATACCATGCTCCAATGGAGCCCCCCACATCGCGGCTGTTCCAGGGCCCGCCTCCCGGGGCTCCTGCCCCACACCCACAGCTCTACCCTGGGAATACTGGTGGAGGTGTTTTATCTGGACCCCCCATGGGTCCCAAAGGGGGAGCAGCTGCCGCCTCAGTGGGTGCCCCTAGTGGAGGCAAGCAGCATCCCCCACCCACTACCCCAATTCCAATATCAAGCTCTGGGGCCAGCGCTgctcctccagcaaagccacccAATTCTGCAGTGGGTGGCGGGAACTTACCCCCTGCTCCCCCTCCAGCTTCTTTTCCCCATGTGACACCAAACCTGCCTCCTCCACCTGCCCTGAGACCCCTCAACAATGCCTCAGCCTCTCCGCCTGGCATGGGGGCTCAGCCAATCCCTGGGCATCTGCCCTCTCCCCATGCCATGGGGCAGGGCATGAGTGGACTTCCTCCTGGCCCAGAGAAGGGTCCCACCCTtgccccctctccccaccctttgCCCCCAGCTTCTTCCTCTGCCCCTGGGCCCCCAATGCGGTATCCATATTCATCCTCCAGTAACTCCGCAGCTTCTTctagttcctcctcctcctctgcctcccagtaccCAGCTTCCCAGGCCCTGCCCAGTTATCCTCATTCCTTCCCCCCACCAACAAGTATGTCCGTTTCTAATCAGCCACCCAAGTATACCCAGCCTTCTCTCCCGTCCCAGGCTGTGTGGAGCCAGGGaccacctcctcctccctatGGCCGCCTCTTGGCTAACAACACCACCCATCCAGGCCCTTTCCCTCCTACTGGGGGTCAGTCCACAGCCCACCCGCCAGCCCCTGcccatcaccatcaccagcaacaacagcagcagcagcagcagcagcagcatcatgGCAACTCTGGGCCCCCTCCACCTGGAGCATATCCTCACCCCCTAGAGAGCAGTAATTCCCATCATGCACACCCTTACAACATGTCACCCTCCCTGGGGTCTCTGAGGCCCTACCCACCAGGGCCAGcacacctgcctccacctcacggCCAGGTGTCCTATAGCCAAGCAGGTCCCAATGGTCCTccggtttcttcttcttccaacTCTTCCGGGTCTTCCTCTCAAGCCTCCTACTCTTGTTCACACCCCTCGTCATCCCAGGGCCCCCAAGGGGCATCCTACCCCTTCCCACCAGTCCCTCTAGTCACCACCTCCTCAGCTACTCTTTCCACTGTCATCGCCACCGTGGCTTCCTCGCCAGCAGGCTACAAGACAGCCTCACCACCGGGGCCCCCTCAGTACAGCAAGAGAGCCCCATCCCCAGGGTCCTACAAGACAGCCACCCCTCCTGGATACAAACCAGGGTCACCACCCTCCTTCAGAACAGGAACCCCACCTGGCTATCGAGGCACCTCTCCGCCAGCAGGCCCAGGGACCTTCAAGCCAGGTTCACCCACCGTGGGGCCGGGGCCCCTGCCACCCGCGGGGCCTTCAAGTTTGTCATCTCTGCCTCCACCACCCGCGGCCCCAACTGCAGGGCCGCCCCTGACTGCCACGCAGATCAAACAGGAGCCAGCCGAAGAGTATGAAACCCCGGAGAGTCCGGTGCCTCCGGCCCGCAGCCCCTCGCCCCCTCCCAAGGTGGTGGACGTGCCTAGCCATGCCAGCCAGTCAGCCAG GTTCAATAAGCACCTGGACCGTGGCTTCAACTCGTGCGCGCGCAGCGACATGTACTTCGTGCCGCTGGAGGGCTCCAAGCTGGCCAAGAAGCGCGCGGACCTGGTGGAGAAAGTGCGGCGCGAGGCCGAGCAGCGCGCACGCGAAGAAAAAGAGCGCGAGCGCGAGCGGGAACGTGAGAAGGAGCGCGAGCGCGAGAAAGAGCGCGAGCTGGAGCGCAGTGTG AAATTGGCCCAGGAGGGCCGTGCTCCAGTGGAGTGCCCGTCTCTGGGTCCAGTGCCCCATCGGCCTCCCTTTGAGCCTGGCAGCGCTGTGGCTACAGTGCCCCCTTACCTGGGTCCTGATACTCCAGCCCTGCGCACTCTCAGTGAATACGCCCGACCTCACGTTATGTCTCCTGGCAATCGCAACCACCCATTCTATGTGCCCTTGGGGGCAGTGGACCCGGGGCTTCTGGGTTACAATGTCCCAGCCCTGTACAGCAGCGACCCAGCTGCCCGAGAACGGGAGCGGGAAGCCCGTGAACGTGACCTCCGTGACCGGCTCAAGCCTGGCTTTGAGGTGAAACCTAGTGAGCTGGAACCTCTACATGGGGTCCCCGGGCCAGGCCTGGATCCCTTCCCCCGACACGGGGGCCTGGCTCTACAGCCTGGGCCACCTGGCCTGCATCCTTTCCCTTTTCATCCGAGCCTGGGGCCCCTGGAACGAGAACGGCTAGCGCTGGCAGCTGGGCCAGCCCTGCGTCCTGACATGTCGTACGCCGAGCGGTTGGCAGCTGAAAGGCAGCATGCAGAAAGGGTGGCAGCCCTGGGCAATGACCCACTGGCCCGGCTGCAGATGCTCAACGTGACTCCCCATCACCATCAGCACTCCCACATCCATTCTCACCTTCACCTGCACCAGCAGGATGCCATCCACGCAG CCTCCGCCTCGGTGCACCCTCTCATTGACCCCCTGGCCTCAGGGTCTCACCTTACCCGGATCCCCTACCCAGCTGGGACCCTCC
- the Atn1 gene encoding atrophin-1 isoform X3: protein MKTRQNKDSMSMRSGRKKEAPGPREELRSRGRASPGGVSTSSSDGKAEKSRQTAKKARVEETSTPKANKQGRSEEISESESEETSAPKKTKTEQELPRPQSPSDLDSLDGRSINDDGSSDPRDIDQDNRSTSPSVYSPGSVENDSDSSSGLSQGPARPYHPPPLFPPSPPPPDSTPRQPESGFEPHPSVPPTGYHAPMEPPTSRLFQGPPPGAPAPHPQLYPGNTGGGVLSGPPMGPKGGAAAASVGAPSGGKQHPPPTTPIPISSSGASAAPPAKPPNSAVGGGNLPPAPPPASFPHVTPNLPPPPALRPLNNASASPPGMGAQPIPGHLPSPHAMGQGMSGLPPGPEKGPTLAPSPHPLPPASSSAPGPPMRYPYSSSSNSAASSSSSSSSASQYPASQALPSYPHSFPPPTSMSVSNQPPKYTQPSLPSQAVWSQGPPPPPYGRLLANNTTHPGPFPPTGGQSTAHPPAPAHHHHQQQQQQQQQQQHHGNSGPPPPGAYPHPLESSNSHHAHPYNMSPSLGSLRPYPPGPAHLPPPHGQVSYSQAGPNGPPVSSSSNSSGSSSQASYSCSHPSSSQGPQGASYPFPPVPLVTTSSATLSTVIATVASSPAGYKTASPPGPPQYSKRAPSPGSYKTATPPGYKPGSPPSFRTGTPPGYRGTSPPAGPGTFKPGSPTVGPGPLPPAGPSSLSSLPPPPAAPTAGPPLTATQIKQEPAEEYETPESPVPPARSPSPPPKVVDVPSHASQSARFNKHLDRGFNSCARSDMYFVPLEGSKLAKKRADLVEKVRREAEQRAREEKEREREREREKEREREKERELERSVKLAQEGRAPVECPSLGPVPHRPPFEPGSAVATVPPYLGPDTPALRTLSEYARPHVMSPGNRNHPFYVPLGAVDPGLLGYNVPALYSSDPAAREREREARERDLRDRLKPGFEVKPSELEPLHGVPGPGLDPFPRHGGLALQPGPPGLHPFPFHPSLGPLERERLALAAGPALRPDMSYAERLAAERQHAERVAALGNDPLARLQMLNVTPHHHQHSHIHSHLHLHQQDAIHAASASVHPLIDPLASGSHLTRIPYPAGTLPNPLLPHPLHENEVLRHQLFAAPYRDLPASLSAPMSAAHQLQAMHAQSAELQRLALEQQQWLHAHHPLHSVPLPAQEDYYSHLKKESDKPL, encoded by the exons ATGAAGACACGACAGAATAAAGACTCG ATGTCAATGAGGAGTGGACGGAAGAAAGAGGCCCCCGGGCCCCGTGAAGAGCTGAGATCAAGGGGCCGGGCCTCCCCTGGAGGGGTCAGCACATCCAGCAGTGATGGCAAAGCTGAGAAGTCCAGGCAGACAGCCAAG AAGGCCCGAGTAGAGGAGACCTCAACCCCAAAGGCCAACAAGCAGGGCCGGAGCGAGGAGATCtcagagagtgagagtgaggagaCCAGTGCGCCCAAAAAGACCAAAACCGAG CAGGAGCTCCCTCGCCCACAGTCTCCCTCGGATCTGGACAGCTTGGATGGTCGCAGCATTAACGATGATGGCAGCAGTGACCCTAGAGACATAGACCAGGACAACCGAAGCACATCCCCCAGCGTCTACAGCCCTGGCAGTGTGGAAAATGACTCGGATTCATCCTCTGGCCTGTCCCAGGGCCCGGCCCGCCCCTACCACCCACCTccactctttcctccttcccctccaccACCAGACAGCACTCCCCGACAGCCAGAGTCTGGCTTTGAACCTCATCCTTCTGTGCCGCCTACTGGATACCATGCTCCAATGGAGCCCCCCACATCGCGGCTGTTCCAGGGCCCGCCTCCCGGGGCTCCTGCCCCACACCCACAGCTCTACCCTGGGAATACTGGTGGAGGTGTTTTATCTGGACCCCCCATGGGTCCCAAAGGGGGAGCAGCTGCCGCCTCAGTGGGTGCCCCTAGTGGAGGCAAGCAGCATCCCCCACCCACTACCCCAATTCCAATATCAAGCTCTGGGGCCAGCGCTgctcctccagcaaagccacccAATTCTGCAGTGGGTGGCGGGAACTTACCCCCTGCTCCCCCTCCAGCTTCTTTTCCCCATGTGACACCAAACCTGCCTCCTCCACCTGCCCTGAGACCCCTCAACAATGCCTCAGCCTCTCCGCCTGGCATGGGGGCTCAGCCAATCCCTGGGCATCTGCCCTCTCCCCATGCCATGGGGCAGGGCATGAGTGGACTTCCTCCTGGCCCAGAGAAGGGTCCCACCCTtgccccctctccccaccctttgCCCCCAGCTTCTTCCTCTGCCCCTGGGCCCCCAATGCGGTATCCATATTCATCCTCCAGTAACTCCGCAGCTTCTTctagttcctcctcctcctctgcctcccagtaccCAGCTTCCCAGGCCCTGCCCAGTTATCCTCATTCCTTCCCCCCACCAACAAGTATGTCCGTTTCTAATCAGCCACCCAAGTATACCCAGCCTTCTCTCCCGTCCCAGGCTGTGTGGAGCCAGGGaccacctcctcctccctatGGCCGCCTCTTGGCTAACAACACCACCCATCCAGGCCCTTTCCCTCCTACTGGGGGTCAGTCCACAGCCCACCCGCCAGCCCCTGcccatcaccatcaccagcaacaacagcagcagcagcagcagcagcagcatcatgGCAACTCTGGGCCCCCTCCACCTGGAGCATATCCTCACCCCCTAGAGAGCAGTAATTCCCATCATGCACACCCTTACAACATGTCACCCTCCCTGGGGTCTCTGAGGCCCTACCCACCAGGGCCAGcacacctgcctccacctcacggCCAGGTGTCCTATAGCCAAGCAGGTCCCAATGGTCCTccggtttcttcttcttccaacTCTTCCGGGTCTTCCTCTCAAGCCTCCTACTCTTGTTCACACCCCTCGTCATCCCAGGGCCCCCAAGGGGCATCCTACCCCTTCCCACCAGTCCCTCTAGTCACCACCTCCTCAGCTACTCTTTCCACTGTCATCGCCACCGTGGCTTCCTCGCCAGCAGGCTACAAGACAGCCTCACCACCGGGGCCCCCTCAGTACAGCAAGAGAGCCCCATCCCCAGGGTCCTACAAGACAGCCACCCCTCCTGGATACAAACCAGGGTCACCACCCTCCTTCAGAACAGGAACCCCACCTGGCTATCGAGGCACCTCTCCGCCAGCAGGCCCAGGGACCTTCAAGCCAGGTTCACCCACCGTGGGGCCGGGGCCCCTGCCACCCGCGGGGCCTTCAAGTTTGTCATCTCTGCCTCCACCACCCGCGGCCCCAACTGCAGGGCCGCCCCTGACTGCCACGCAGATCAAACAGGAGCCAGCCGAAGAGTATGAAACCCCGGAGAGTCCGGTGCCTCCGGCCCGCAGCCCCTCGCCCCCTCCCAAGGTGGTGGACGTGCCTAGCCATGCCAGCCAGTCAGCCAG GTTCAATAAGCACCTGGACCGTGGCTTCAACTCGTGCGCGCGCAGCGACATGTACTTCGTGCCGCTGGAGGGCTCCAAGCTGGCCAAGAAGCGCGCGGACCTGGTGGAGAAAGTGCGGCGCGAGGCCGAGCAGCGCGCACGCGAAGAAAAAGAGCGCGAGCGCGAGCGGGAACGTGAGAAGGAGCGCGAGCGCGAGAAAGAGCGCGAGCTGGAGCGCAGTGTG AAATTGGCCCAGGAGGGCCGTGCTCCAGTGGAGTGCCCGTCTCTGGGTCCAGTGCCCCATCGGCCTCCCTTTGAGCCTGGCAGCGCTGTGGCTACAGTGCCCCCTTACCTGGGTCCTGATACTCCAGCCCTGCGCACTCTCAGTGAATACGCCCGACCTCACGTTATGTCTCCTGGCAATCGCAACCACCCATTCTATGTGCCCTTGGGGGCAGTGGACCCGGGGCTTCTGGGTTACAATGTCCCAGCCCTGTACAGCAGCGACCCAGCTGCCCGAGAACGGGAGCGGGAAGCCCGTGAACGTGACCTCCGTGACCGGCTCAAGCCTGGCTTTGAGGTGAAACCTAGTGAGCTGGAACCTCTACATGGGGTCCCCGGGCCAGGCCTGGATCCCTTCCCCCGACACGGGGGCCTGGCTCTACAGCCTGGGCCACCTGGCCTGCATCCTTTCCCTTTTCATCCGAGCCTGGGGCCCCTGGAACGAGAACGGCTAGCGCTGGCAGCTGGGCCAGCCCTGCGTCCTGACATGTCGTACGCCGAGCGGTTGGCAGCTGAAAGGCAGCATGCAGAAAGGGTGGCAGCCCTGGGCAATGACCCACTGGCCCGGCTGCAGATGCTCAACGTGACTCCCCATCACCATCAGCACTCCCACATCCATTCTCACCTTCACCTGCACCAGCAGGATGCCATCCACGCAG CCTCCGCCTCGGTGCACCCTCTCATTGACCCCCTGGCCTCAGGGTCTCACCTTACCCGGATCCCCTACCCAGCTGGGACCCTCC
- the Atn1 gene encoding atrophin-1 isoform X1: MKTRQNKDSMSMRSGRKKEAPGPREELRSRGRASPGGVSTSSSDGKAEKSRQTAKKARVEETSTPKANKQGRSEEISESESEETSAPKKTKTEELPRPQSPSDLDSLDGRSINDDGSSDPRDIDQDNRSTSPSVYSPGSVENDSDSSSGLSQGPARPYHPPPLFPPSPPPPDSTPRQPESGFEPHPSVPPTGYHAPMEPPTSRLFQGPPPGAPAPHPQLYPGNTGGGVLSGPPMGPKGGAAAASVGAPSGGKQHPPPTTPIPISSSGASAAPPAKPPNSAVGGGNLPPAPPPASFPHVTPNLPPPPALRPLNNASASPPGMGAQPIPGHLPSPHAMGQGMSGLPPGPEKGPTLAPSPHPLPPASSSAPGPPMRYPYSSSSNSAASSSSSSSSASQYPASQALPSYPHSFPPPTSMSVSNQPPKYTQPSLPSQAVWSQGPPPPPYGRLLANNTTHPGPFPPTGGQSTAHPPAPAHHHHQQQQQQQQQQQHHGNSGPPPPGAYPHPLESSNSHHAHPYNMSPSLGSLRPYPPGPAHLPPPHGQVSYSQAGPNGPPVSSSSNSSGSSSQASYSCSHPSSSQGPQGASYPFPPVPLVTTSSATLSTVIATVASSPAGYKTASPPGPPQYSKRAPSPGSYKTATPPGYKPGSPPSFRTGTPPGYRGTSPPAGPGTFKPGSPTVGPGPLPPAGPSSLSSLPPPPAAPTAGPPLTATQIKQEPAEEYETPESPVPPARSPSPPPKVVDVPSHASQSARFNKHLDRGFNSCARSDMYFVPLEGSKLAKKRADLVEKVRREAEQRAREEKEREREREREKEREREKERELERSVKLAQEGRAPVECPSLGPVPHRPPFEPGSAVATVPPYLGPDTPALRTLSEYARPHVMSPGNRNHPFYVPLGAVDPGLLGYNVPALYSSDPAAREREREARERDLRDRLKPGFEVKPSELEPLHGVPGPGLDPFPRHGGLALQPGPPGLHPFPFHPSLGPLERERLALAAGPALRPDMSYAERLAAERQHAERVAALGNDPLARLQMLNVTPHHHQHSHIHSHLHLHQQDAIHAASASVHPLIDPLASGSHLTRIPYPAGTLPNPLLPHPLHENEVLRHQLFAAPYRDLPASLSAPMSAAHQLQAMHAQSAELQRLALEQQQWLHAHHPLHSVPLPAQEDYYSHLKKESDKPL, encoded by the exons ATGAAGACACGACAGAATAAAGACTCG ATGTCAATGAGGAGTGGACGGAAGAAAGAGGCCCCCGGGCCCCGTGAAGAGCTGAGATCAAGGGGCCGGGCCTCCCCTGGAGGGGTCAGCACATCCAGCAGTGATGGCAAAGCTGAGAAGTCCAGGCAGACAGCCAAG AAGGCCCGAGTAGAGGAGACCTCAACCCCAAAGGCCAACAAGCAGGGCCGGAGCGAGGAGATCtcagagagtgagagtgaggagaCCAGTGCGCCCAAAAAGACCAAAACCGAG GAGCTCCCTCGCCCACAGTCTCCCTCGGATCTGGACAGCTTGGATGGTCGCAGCATTAACGATGATGGCAGCAGTGACCCTAGAGACATAGACCAGGACAACCGAAGCACATCCCCCAGCGTCTACAGCCCTGGCAGTGTGGAAAATGACTCGGATTCATCCTCTGGCCTGTCCCAGGGCCCGGCCCGCCCCTACCACCCACCTccactctttcctccttcccctccaccACCAGACAGCACTCCCCGACAGCCAGAGTCTGGCTTTGAACCTCATCCTTCTGTGCCGCCTACTGGATACCATGCTCCAATGGAGCCCCCCACATCGCGGCTGTTCCAGGGCCCGCCTCCCGGGGCTCCTGCCCCACACCCACAGCTCTACCCTGGGAATACTGGTGGAGGTGTTTTATCTGGACCCCCCATGGGTCCCAAAGGGGGAGCAGCTGCCGCCTCAGTGGGTGCCCCTAGTGGAGGCAAGCAGCATCCCCCACCCACTACCCCAATTCCAATATCAAGCTCTGGGGCCAGCGCTgctcctccagcaaagccacccAATTCTGCAGTGGGTGGCGGGAACTTACCCCCTGCTCCCCCTCCAGCTTCTTTTCCCCATGTGACACCAAACCTGCCTCCTCCACCTGCCCTGAGACCCCTCAACAATGCCTCAGCCTCTCCGCCTGGCATGGGGGCTCAGCCAATCCCTGGGCATCTGCCCTCTCCCCATGCCATGGGGCAGGGCATGAGTGGACTTCCTCCTGGCCCAGAGAAGGGTCCCACCCTtgccccctctccccaccctttgCCCCCAGCTTCTTCCTCTGCCCCTGGGCCCCCAATGCGGTATCCATATTCATCCTCCAGTAACTCCGCAGCTTCTTctagttcctcctcctcctctgcctcccagtaccCAGCTTCCCAGGCCCTGCCCAGTTATCCTCATTCCTTCCCCCCACCAACAAGTATGTCCGTTTCTAATCAGCCACCCAAGTATACCCAGCCTTCTCTCCCGTCCCAGGCTGTGTGGAGCCAGGGaccacctcctcctccctatGGCCGCCTCTTGGCTAACAACACCACCCATCCAGGCCCTTTCCCTCCTACTGGGGGTCAGTCCACAGCCCACCCGCCAGCCCCTGcccatcaccatcaccagcaacaacagcagcagcagcagcagcagcagcatcatgGCAACTCTGGGCCCCCTCCACCTGGAGCATATCCTCACCCCCTAGAGAGCAGTAATTCCCATCATGCACACCCTTACAACATGTCACCCTCCCTGGGGTCTCTGAGGCCCTACCCACCAGGGCCAGcacacctgcctccacctcacggCCAGGTGTCCTATAGCCAAGCAGGTCCCAATGGTCCTccggtttcttcttcttccaacTCTTCCGGGTCTTCCTCTCAAGCCTCCTACTCTTGTTCACACCCCTCGTCATCCCAGGGCCCCCAAGGGGCATCCTACCCCTTCCCACCAGTCCCTCTAGTCACCACCTCCTCAGCTACTCTTTCCACTGTCATCGCCACCGTGGCTTCCTCGCCAGCAGGCTACAAGACAGCCTCACCACCGGGGCCCCCTCAGTACAGCAAGAGAGCCCCATCCCCAGGGTCCTACAAGACAGCCACCCCTCCTGGATACAAACCAGGGTCACCACCCTCCTTCAGAACAGGAACCCCACCTGGCTATCGAGGCACCTCTCCGCCAGCAGGCCCAGGGACCTTCAAGCCAGGTTCACCCACCGTGGGGCCGGGGCCCCTGCCACCCGCGGGGCCTTCAAGTTTGTCATCTCTGCCTCCACCACCCGCGGCCCCAACTGCAGGGCCGCCCCTGACTGCCACGCAGATCAAACAGGAGCCAGCCGAAGAGTATGAAACCCCGGAGAGTCCGGTGCCTCCGGCCCGCAGCCCCTCGCCCCCTCCCAAGGTGGTGGACGTGCCTAGCCATGCCAGCCAGTCAGCCAG GTTCAATAAGCACCTGGACCGTGGCTTCAACTCGTGCGCGCGCAGCGACATGTACTTCGTGCCGCTGGAGGGCTCCAAGCTGGCCAAGAAGCGCGCGGACCTGGTGGAGAAAGTGCGGCGCGAGGCCGAGCAGCGCGCACGCGAAGAAAAAGAGCGCGAGCGCGAGCGGGAACGTGAGAAGGAGCGCGAGCGCGAGAAAGAGCGCGAGCTGGAGCGCAGTGTG AAATTGGCCCAGGAGGGCCGTGCTCCAGTGGAGTGCCCGTCTCTGGGTCCAGTGCCCCATCGGCCTCCCTTTGAGCCTGGCAGCGCTGTGGCTACAGTGCCCCCTTACCTGGGTCCTGATACTCCAGCCCTGCGCACTCTCAGTGAATACGCCCGACCTCACGTTATGTCTCCTGGCAATCGCAACCACCCATTCTATGTGCCCTTGGGGGCAGTGGACCCGGGGCTTCTGGGTTACAATGTCCCAGCCCTGTACAGCAGCGACCCAGCTGCCCGAGAACGGGAGCGGGAAGCCCGTGAACGTGACCTCCGTGACCGGCTCAAGCCTGGCTTTGAGGTGAAACCTAGTGAGCTGGAACCTCTACATGGGGTCCCCGGGCCAGGCCTGGATCCCTTCCCCCGACACGGGGGCCTGGCTCTACAGCCTGGGCCACCTGGCCTGCATCCTTTCCCTTTTCATCCGAGCCTGGGGCCCCTGGAACGAGAACGGCTAGCGCTGGCAGCTGGGCCAGCCCTGCGTCCTGACATGTCGTACGCCGAGCGGTTGGCAGCTGAAAGGCAGCATGCAGAAAGGGTGGCAGCCCTGGGCAATGACCCACTGGCCCGGCTGCAGATGCTCAACGTGACTCCCCATCACCATCAGCACTCCCACATCCATTCTCACCTTCACCTGCACCAGCAGGATGCCATCCACGCAG CCTCCGCCTCGGTGCACCCTCTCATTGACCCCCTGGCCTCAGGGTCTCACCTTACCCGGATCCCCTACCCAGCTGGGACCCTCC